The Bacillus sp. Bos-x628 genome segment GCTATTTATTGGAAGTGGCGCTGTCATTCATTCAGCAGGCCCAGGATCTATTCTTTCCTATTCATTTGCTGGGCTCCTAGTGATTTTTATTATGCGAATGCTTGGAGAAATGGCGTGCGCCTATCCTACAAGCGGTTCATTCTCTCAATATGCGAGTGATGCCATTGGTCCATGGGCCGGTTTTACCATCGGCTGGCTTTATTGGTTCTTTTGGGTCATTGTGATCGCCATCGAGGCTATTGCCGGTGCCGCCATTATTCAATATTGGTATGGAGATGCACCCGTCTGGCTCACAAGTCTTATTCTCACGATCCTCTTAACATTAACAAATATCTTTTCTGTAAAATCTTTTGGAGAATTTGAATATTGGTTTTCTTTAATTAAAGTTGTGAGCATTGTTCTATTTCTACTGATCGGTTTTGCATTTATCTTTGGTTTTGCCGGACATCATACAGCAGGCTTGCAAAATCTAACAAGCAACGGCGGTTTCCTGCCAAACGGATTTGGCTCTGTTTTACTTGGAATCGTCGTCGTGATCTTTTCCTTCATGGGGACTGAGATTGTTGCGATTGCTGCCGGCGAATCAGCAGACCCAGTCAAATCTGTCACCACAGCCACTCGTTCCGTTGTATGGCGTATTATTGTGTTCTATGTTGGATCTATCGCGGTCGTTGTCACCCTGCTCCCATGGAACTCAGCGAATATTTTAAAAAGCCCCTTCGTCGCTGTTTTAGAATACATCGGCGTTCCATCAGCAGCACAGATTATGAATGTCATTGTTTTAACCGCTGTTCTTTCTTGTTTAAATTCCGGATTGTATACAACGTCAAGAATGCTGTATTCATTAGCCGAGAGAGGCGAAGCACCGAAACGCTTTATGAAAATTAACAAACGTGGTGTTCCTGTAGCGGCTACAGTCGCAGGGACTTTCTTTTCATACATTGCCGTCATGATGAACTACTTTTATCCTGAAACGATCTTTTTGTTCTTAGTGAACGCATCCGGAGCCATTGCATTACTTGTATACTTGGTCATTGCCATTTCTCAACTAAGAATGCGGCGTCAAATGGAAAAAGAAAATCCAGAACAACTAAAAATCAAAATGTGGCTGTTCCCATATCTCACGTACTTTACCATTGTTGTCATTTGCATCATTTTGGTTTCTATGTTGTTTATCGACTCTATGAGACCGCAGCTTATTTTGACCAGTATCATTACCTTTGGCGTACTAGCAGCTTATTTTATTTTTAAACCGAATAAAAAAATGCCTGCAAACGCTTCACTTGAAAATAAACATCCTTAATTCCTACCCGCTGAAAAGCGGGTTTTTTTATTTTATTCACCTATTTCAAAGTCCGCACTTATAATGTATCAAATTGGATGTAAGTGAGGATTATCAAACATGAATCTAGAAAAATTTGTTGACGAGCTTCCCATTCCAGAAGTAGCGAAGCCCGTCAAAAAAAACCCAAAGCAAACTTATTATGAAATTTCAATGGAGGAGGTGTTCTTAAAAGTCCACAGAGACCTTCCCCCGACAAAACTGTGGACATATAATGGCAGTTTGCCTGGTCCAACCATTAAAGCGAATCGAAATGAAAAGGTGAAAGTGAAATGGATGAACAAACTGCCGCTCAAACACTTTTTGCCAGTCGATCACACCATTCACTCCGGTCATCATGATGAACCAGAAGTGAAAACAGTCGTTCATCTGCATGGCGGTGTGACACCAGCGAGCAGCGACGGATATCCAGAGGCTTGGTTCTCTCGAGATTTTGAGGCAACTGGCCCTTTCTATGAGAGACAGATTTACGAATATCCGAATAAGCAGCAAGCATGTACATTATGGTATCACGATCATGCGATGGCATTAACACGATTAAATGTATACGCAGGTTTAGCCGGATTTTATTTGATTTCAGATGACTTTGAAAAATCATTAGACTTACCGAAAAATGATTATGATATTCCTTTAATGATCATGGATCGTACGTTTCAGGAGGATGGTGCTCTTTTTTACCCAAGCAGACCGAATAACATTCCGGAAGATAGTGACATTCCAAACCCTTCAATCGTGCCCTTCTTTTGTGGTGAGACGATTTTGGTTAATGGAAAAGTATGGCCTTATTTAGAAGTAGAACCTAGAAAATACCGTTTTCGCATTTTAAATGCCTCCAACACAAGAATATACGAGCTTCATCTAGACAATGGTGCAACCATCTTGCAAATCGGATCAGATGGCGGCTTTTTACCAAGACCTGTTCATCACCAGTCCTTTAGCATTGCACCTGCTGAACGGTTCGATGTCATCATCGACTTTTCAGCTTACCAAAACCAAACGATCACTTTAAAAAATAAAGCCGGCTGCGGACAGGATGTAAACCCTGAAACAGATGCCAATATTATGCAATTTAAAGTCACACGTAAGCTTAAAGGAAGAGCACCTAAAACTTTACGGCCCATTTTCAAGCCACTACCGCCGCTCCGACCGAGTCGTGCTGATAATGAGCGCACTTTGACACTTGGCGGAACTCAGGATAAATATGGCCGCCCTATTTTATTATTAGATAATCAATTTTGGAGTAACCCCGTCACAGAAAATCCTAGACTTGGCAGTGTGGAAGTTTGGTCAATCGTCAATCCAACAAGGGGCACACACCCTATTCATTTACATCTAGTTCAATTTAGAGTCATTGACCGAAGACCTTTTGATACAGCCATCTATGAATCAACTGGAGAAATTGTGTATACAGGACCGAATGAAGCCCCTCCTTTGCATGAACAAGGCTATAAGGACACCATTCAAGCGCATGCAGGTGAAGTGATTAGAATCATGGCTCGATTTGTTCCATACAGTGGAAGGTATGTGTGGCATTGTCATATTTTAGAGCATGAAGATTATGACATGATGCGGCCTATGGACATCATTCAGTAAAAGTGAAACCATTTTTCCATCACATGCATGAAACCTTGTATGGACGGAAAGGTTGTCAACAAAAATGAATAATTTAGCGATTTAAACAAAAGAAGAGCCTATGCTAAAAAATGGATAAAGGAAGGTTTCTCTTATCAAGTATTGACATTGATGGCATCAATATATGACGCTCACAATCAAGATCCTTCATGAGAGGGAATCATTTCGATTCAACAAATGAGCAAGAAATAAACAGGTTTCCTAAACTTCAATGATTCTCAATTCACGCTGATTTGATAAAGATGACAAAGGGCTAAAATAAAACCATTTCAGCTCTTTGTCAACAATCTAGATCAGCAACTTACCAATGATCAGTTTCCTTGTTGAGCAAAACTTAAAAAGTTGACGCAGCATACCGATAATACTACTATATACCCATCACATATAAAAAAGGCTATCGAACAAAAGGAAAATTTCGATAAAAAACGGAGGAGTTCCATTTGAATGAGGAAAAAGAGACTTGCTTGGTCAAACAAGAATCTGCGGCAGGTAAAATGGAGAAGCTTTCAATTCATGACGACGAGAGCATCCGCTCAAACATTGAACAACTAACAATTGAACTCGGTGAACAAAAAGAATTCAACCACTTCATATTAGACGAAAAACAGAAAGCCATCAGCACGTTATCTGCCCTCATCACAAAGGGCGAATGTGAAGAAGAATTAAAAGCTCATTTTCAACAAGCATTACATACAGGACTTTCTGTCATAGAGGTCATGGAGATCATTAAACACTGTGCAAAGGTCGCTGGTTTTCCCCATTCTATTCATGCGCTATTTGTTTTTCAAAACTTACTAGACAAACACACCAAATAAATTGTAGAAAACGAGATGTCCTCTCGTTTTTTCTTTGCTTTTTTTCTTCAACTCATTTTACATCCTTTCTCATACATTGTCACAACGTGAAAACGTGAAAATACCATTCATTTTTTCACCATATAGATGAATCGAATCATCCATTCCATACTTTTCGCTTGCAAACCATATAACAAAATAAAAAATCGTTCAGTTATGTCAAATAACTGAACGATTGATTTAGCGATTAACCGTGAAATTATTAATAATCCCGCCATTCTTCTCCCAAGCGGTTTCTACCTTTTTCTTCTTAAGATCATATTCATAAATGGTTCTGACCTTCGCCTTTCGTCCGGTATCATCCTTTAACTCCTTTGCGTTCTTAGCAACGCCTAAGAAATAAACAGACTCACCATCCGAAGAGAATTGCGGCTGTGCAGCACTTAAAATATGGAAATCTCGGTTGCTTTTAACAAGTGTACCCGTTTTCCCAGTTGCTACATCAAGCACTTTGATAGATGACACTTCTTGTTCATTCCGAATTTTCGTTTCCGTGTAGATCAATTTCTTATGATCTGGTGAAAATGAAATATCATTGATCGTTTGCGAGATTTTCGCAATACGTTTTCGCTTTCCATCTTCTTTCAGCGTGATTTTCATGGTTGTTGGTTCAGGGTTTATTCCTTTTTCATTGGCTTCATCTGTCTTTTGATAATCTTCTTTTAATGAATAATGCTGAATTGCTAGCATGTTCGATGTTGGATCATATGCAAACGAACTTACAGTATCATCATTGCTTTTTTCAGGATAAACGAGCTTCACCTGTTTCTTTTTCAAATCAAATACTGCCACATAAAATTGTTCACCAGAATCTTTATTATACCGAATATATAATTGTTTCCCATCACCTGACAGTCTCATGCTGTCAATTGAATCTTCACTTGTGTACAGTGTTCTTTTTTTACCTGTCTTCACATTTAACTCTTGAATACTGACTTTTTGTGTCTCTTCATCCGTATACGTATAGTATAAAAGCTGTTTAGTTGAATCATAGGCAATAGACGGATACGCTGTGAGTTTCTCTGTATTCAACGCACGATCATGAAGATAATATGTGTTGTTTAACTGCTGATCCGTAAATGATACAAGCAGCTCGTCTTTCGCCTCTTGATTCGTTTTGACTTTCCCTGCATTTTCCGTCCCATGATGCGGCTTTAGCAAGAAAAAAATGACCGCAATGGCTGCGACCCCAATCACCGTGATGATCCACCATGTTGATTTCTTCATTTTCATTTCAGACCCTCTCTACAAGAAAAGAAGCCAGAAAATAGACTTTTCCCGCTTCTCCCCCTGACTATGTATTAATAAGTGTAATGTCCTTTTACAACACCTTTGCTAGTTGAATACCCAAGTGCTTTGAATGCCTTTGGACTAACATCTAATATAGCGTTTGGCATTCTTCCTACATCATATTTATATACTGTAATCACTTTATGTGGTTTCGCTTTTGTTGTCACTTTCAGTTTTGTACCTTTCTTCGGTACGTCAAATCCCATTTTTGTTGCTGCATCCCAATGACCAAGTTTTTTTCCGTCTGCACCTTTTTTACCTACACCATTATACCAAGTAATATTACCACTAACCTTTTTAGCACTCGCTCCATTCGAGAAACTAAACGCTAAAAATAAACTAGCAACAGTTACGATTATCGTGATAAGCTTTTTGTTCATTAAAAAATCCTCCGTATTTGATTTCTGCACTTATTATACATGAAGTTGAACCCAGTTGTTTTACAGTCACATTACAATTCAGATACAAGTTGACCACTTTATAACCGAAATGGTTGCTTCACAGCTTTTTAACACTTCTCATTTATTGAAAGAATGATTTCGTGATAACATAAGTATACATACCTCGACAGAAAAAGGAGAAAGAACGTGAGAAAAAGCCTACTTGTTTTCATGAGCCTAGCTGTAAGTCTCTCCATTCTAGCAGCTTGTTCAAATTCGACAAAAGAACAAAAATCAACATCCGTTGCACTTCCAAATATCAGTGAACGAATTCAAAACGAAACAAAAGAGATCATGAAGCAATCAAAGCTCGTAAAAGACACCTCCGTGACAATTGATAAAAAGAAGAAAGTCATTTCTTTAACAGTCACCGCTTCATCTGACACAAATAGTGATTACGCTGAAGTTATCGGCTTAAACTTTGCCAAAACATTAGCCATTGGCGCAGCCACTGAAAAAGAAAACAACCTGCACAAACCTGAAAATGACAGCCTTGGTGCACTCTACTCATTTTATGACCTGCATATCACAGTGAAACAAGATAACGGAAAACTGCTGGCTAAAGGTGAAAAGTCAACAAGTGAAACAAAGATTACGTGGGACAGAGCGAAATAATTGGGCGAGAAAATTCTTTATTGATTTTTACAAAACCATTAACATCATGAAAAGAACGACAGAATTGTTTTAGGCTTCATTGGAGGTATTTTTGAATTTTTCGGCGCAATGTTTGCCTTTGCCTTCGGAGGAATCGACGCAGCTTTCAGTGAATCTGGTACAAGTCAAATCTCTGGCTTAGGCTGGTCAGCAATGCTCTTCTCTATTCTTGCTATCGTTGCATCTGTAGTGGTAAAGAAAAAAGCAAAGCTTGGCGAAATTTTATTATTAGTATCTGCTGTTGGTGGAATCATTTCTATTTCTATATTATTCCAGATGTATTAATCATCATCGCAAGGTGCATGGGCGTATTTAGAAAAGAACCTGCTTAAACAGCCACTCTAAATAGCATCAAAAAGCTTGTAGAACACCTCTACAAGCTTTTTGATCTACTTTTTGTAATCATATTGAATGGCATCAACTAGCTCTATTATCTCTTGATCTTTCCAAAGCTCCAGGAAAAAGATCATATCGTTCATCAACTGTGACAAACCCTCATGGCTCTTGAACTTTTCTTTATAAAATGGAACAACAAAGAAATAAAGTAGGTCAGCTAATTCAAGAACAACACTAAAGTCATTTTCCTTTATTATTGCCTTATGCAAAGATTGGATGAACCACTTGAGATCATCGTCATTTTCAATAGGTACATACATAAGTTGATGAATATAATCAGTATCCCTTATTTTTAAAATGTGCTCTGCTGATTCCTTTGAAAGAGCCCCAATTGTTTTTGAAGATATATTGATAAACAAGAATTCATGATGACCCTCTCTTTTAACCGTCTTGACTAATGTATCATCCATCTCATTCACTCCCATTCCCTTATCATCATTCTATTATAAGGAAATTCAAGTTGGTTTTAAGAGATCATAAGTGGATTTTATGTAATTTTAAGTTAACTGTTTAATGAATGACTCTTCAACAACCACAAAATATACCTATAAATTACCAAAGATGGAATACTAGGTGCATATCTGCGTTTCATCCAATTTTAAATTAAAATCCATTTTTGAAGAAAATTTATATAATAGATGTAACAATAATATGAGGGGAGTGGAAGATATGAGAGAGGGCGAATTGATTAAGCAGACACTTAAGGGATTAAAAAGCATCCTTGACAGTCATGGGACATTTCCATTGCTACAGCCTGGTGGTTTTGTTTTAGAAGACCCCTATTATCTTTTTAATGATCCAGCAACCGAGGAGGAAATTGCATATTTAGAAAATGTCTTTAAGGTTAAACTTCCAAATGATTATAAGGCATTTCTTAGATTACACAATGGAATCAACATAATTGATGGCATTGAAGTCCTTAGTACAAGCGATGTCATTAAATATAATGAGGTTCAAGATCTTCCTGAAGAGTGTATATTAATTGGGTATCATTATGATGGACGATATGTAATTGATACAAAAAGGTATAGCAATGGATTAGATTACATGTTCTTTTTAGATTCAATAGATCCATTTGAAGAAGCCGAGAACTTAGGATCGAATTTTGAAATATGGTTTGACCGTTTGCTAATCTCAAATGGCGTTAAATATTGGGAAATAAATCGAGATGTCAAGGGTTACTACGAAAATATTTAAAAAAGAGACTCGGTTGAAGTCTATTAGATTGTAGAGAAACTCATGTTTTTCTACAATCTTTTTTATTTTTAAAGTATGGATGAAGTATATTGAAAAAGTCCTCCCACACACCTAGCTGACTTAAACGAAACCCAACAATGAATGATTTAAAAAGAAAAACGGGCAAAGACGAACAATCTATATCAGAAAGCTGTTAAAAATTTAATATCTCGAATAGAAATTGGAATGAGATAAAGAGAATGACGGTTTAAATAGGGAACGCTTCACAGTCTTGCCACAATTAACAGGATTTTCATTTAATGATTTTACCATTTTACTTAAAATTATGGAAAATAAAACCTATTTATTGTTATAATATAGGTATGAAACAATACTTTTAGAGGGAGAGAATGTATAGGTTGTATGGTTTATTGCGTAAGCCCAATTTAAAACTTACTCTTGTATTAACTCTTATTCTGACACTTGGTATCACATCTTCTTTTGGTCAGGAATCCGCAAAAGAACAATGGAATCCACAAAAACAACAAAGAATTGCACAGGCTATTTTTGATGCTGCTGCATACAATGAAGAAAGTAAGTCCTTTTCGTTTGACGAATCCAAAGTTATTAATGCTGGATGGCCAGAGGACATTGCGTTAGAAATGAAGAACCGCCTAGAATCATTAACTCCTCAAGACGCTCAAAAAGCATATGACGAACAACAAGATGCTAAAGAAAAAGGCGAAGTAACTACAATGGTTGCCCCATCGTTCCTTGGGCAGCAAAAGTATTGGCTGGCGCAGGTCTAGCGTGGCTAGGTAAATAACTCTTAGATATGGGGGATATGAATTTTGTAAACGTTACAAAAATAAAAACAAAACAACTAAGTACGTTTGTAAATTCCTCTAAGAAAGGAGTATAGCAATTGAAAAAAACAAATTGGTTTTTCAACGTGTTTATTACAGTGCTAATCTCTTTTGTGATTCAATCAGGATTAAGTAACGTCGGTGTTATTAATATATCCAATATTTGGGCAGACCTATTTAACTGGGTTGCTATAATCTTTATCGTCTTTATAGGCGTTGATGCCTCATTTAGAACAATCCATAAAATGAAACATCGAACTGAACAATGACAAACAAAAAGCCTCTAATTGGAAGGGCTTATTAGACTAACCTAAAATTATGAGACACTATAAAACACCTTCGACATGACACTTAAAAAAGTTTGAATTCGGAGGTGTTTTTGCATTGAGAACACACACATTCTCAGATTGTTCCACACTCGTTATTTGAACATCTAGTCTTTATCACCTATGCAAATCGTTTCATTTTAAAGGAATGTAAGTATTTATTTCCCACCCATTCTCCGTATAATGGTAAAATCTCTTTTGATTGCAACCAAGCATTAAAGGAGAATGCCATGAAAACTTTAGATGTTCAGGCGTTGCACATTGCCATTGATCAAACGCTGGAACAATTAACACAACAATCACAAAACATCAAATCCCTTGAAATACAAATCAATCAAATCATCTCACTAGATGGCGCACTAAAGGGCGAGGCTGGTGAAGCCATTCAAGCGTTTTACGAAGAGTGTCATATCCCCTTTTTGCAATTCTTTCAGGTCGTCATTGAAGAATACACCGGTGCGCTAAAAAAGACAAAGCAGGCTCTCCATGCACTTGAATCAAACCCGAATGGCTTTATCTCTCAATCATTTATTGAACACGAGCTTGACCAAGGGTTAAAAAAAGCAGAACGGACCATTTCTGATATCGTATCAGATGTAAATCAAGCCCTCGGCAGGGTCAGCCATATTGTGCATTTGCCACATGTAGATGAATCTGCTTTCCAAGAAAGCTACCAAAAAGCATGGCTTGAGACCTCAAAAACCATTGGACTGCTTCATGCATTTGACAGGAAACAAACGAGTGGTTTACATGAAACAGAAAGCGCCCTTCACACAATGAATCAATACATAGACACCCTAAGCACCATGTTCACTGGTCCAAAAATCGAGATCACCAGCTATCAAAAAGGCTCTATTTTCAAAGATG includes the following:
- a CDS encoding carboxymuconolactone decarboxylase family protein, coding for MNEEKETCLVKQESAAGKMEKLSIHDDESIRSNIEQLTIELGEQKEFNHFILDEKQKAISTLSALITKGECEEELKAHFQQALHTGLSVIEVMEIIKHCAKVAGFPHSIHALFVFQNLLDKHTK
- a CDS encoding multicopper oxidase, with protein sequence MNLEKFVDELPIPEVAKPVKKNPKQTYYEISMEEVFLKVHRDLPPTKLWTYNGSLPGPTIKANRNEKVKVKWMNKLPLKHFLPVDHTIHSGHHDEPEVKTVVHLHGGVTPASSDGYPEAWFSRDFEATGPFYERQIYEYPNKQQACTLWYHDHAMALTRLNVYAGLAGFYLISDDFEKSLDLPKNDYDIPLMIMDRTFQEDGALFYPSRPNNIPEDSDIPNPSIVPFFCGETILVNGKVWPYLEVEPRKYRFRILNASNTRIYELHLDNGATILQIGSDGGFLPRPVHHQSFSIAPAERFDVIIDFSAYQNQTITLKNKAGCGQDVNPETDANIMQFKVTRKLKGRAPKTLRPIFKPLPPLRPSRADNERTLTLGGTQDKYGRPILLLDNQFWSNPVTENPRLGSVEVWSIVNPTRGTHPIHLHLVQFRVIDRRPFDTAIYESTGEIVYTGPNEAPPLHEQGYKDTIQAHAGEVIRIMARFVPYSGRYVWHCHILEHEDYDMMRPMDIIQ
- the gabP gene encoding GABA permease, which translates into the protein MSNMTNGLQKNLKTRHISMISIAGVIGAGLFIGSGAVIHSAGPGSILSYSFAGLLVIFIMRMLGEMACAYPTSGSFSQYASDAIGPWAGFTIGWLYWFFWVIVIAIEAIAGAAIIQYWYGDAPVWLTSLILTILLTLTNIFSVKSFGEFEYWFSLIKVVSIVLFLLIGFAFIFGFAGHHTAGLQNLTSNGGFLPNGFGSVLLGIVVVIFSFMGTEIVAIAAGESADPVKSVTTATRSVVWRIIVFYVGSIAVVVTLLPWNSANILKSPFVAVLEYIGVPSAAQIMNVIVLTAVLSCLNSGLYTTSRMLYSLAERGEAPKRFMKINKRGVPVAATVAGTFFSYIAVMMNYFYPETIFLFLVNASGAIALLVYLVIAISQLRMRRQMEKENPEQLKIKMWLFPYLTYFTIVVICIILVSMLFIDSMRPQLILTSIITFGVLAAYFIFKPNKKMPANASLENKHP
- a CDS encoding RlpA-like double-psi beta-barrel domain-containing protein, with amino-acid sequence MNKKLITIIVTVASLFLAFSFSNGASAKKVSGNITWYNGVGKKGADGKKLGHWDAATKMGFDVPKKGTKLKVTTKAKPHKVITVYKYDVGRMPNAILDVSPKAFKALGYSTSKGVVKGHYTY
- a CDS encoding SMI1/KNR4 family protein; this encodes MREGELIKQTLKGLKSILDSHGTFPLLQPGGFVLEDPYYLFNDPATEEEIAYLENVFKVKLPNDYKAFLRLHNGINIIDGIEVLSTSDVIKYNEVQDLPEECILIGYHYDGRYVIDTKRYSNGLDYMFFLDSIDPFEEAENLGSNFEIWFDRLLISNGVKYWEINRDVKGYYENI